From a region of the Microcebus murinus isolate Inina chromosome 25, M.murinus_Inina_mat1.0, whole genome shotgun sequence genome:
- the LOC105872924 gene encoding large ribosomal subunit protein eL21-like, with amino-acid sequence MTNTKGKRRGTRFMFSRPFRKHGVVPLATYMRIYKKGDIVDIKGMGTVQKGMPHKCYHGKTGRVYNVTQHAVGIVVNKQVKGKILAKRINVPIEHIKHSKSRDSFLKRVKENDQKKKEAKEKGTWVQLK; translated from the coding sequence ATGAcgaacacaaagggaaagaggagaggcaccCGATTCATGTTCTCtaggccttttagaaaacatggagttgttcctttggccacatacatgcgaatctacaagaaaggtgatattgtagacatcaagggaatgggtactgttcaaaaaggcatgccccacaaatgttaccatggcaaaactggaagagtCTACAACGTTACACAGCATGCTGTTGGAATTGttgtaaataaacaagttaagGGCAAGATTCTTGCCAAGAGGATTAATGTACCTATCGAGCACATTAAGCACTCTAAGAGCCGAGATAGCTTCCTGAAGcgtgtgaaggaaaatgatcagaaaaagaaggaagccaaagagaaaggtacctgggttcaactgaagtga